One Streptosporangium sp. NBC_01495 DNA window includes the following coding sequences:
- a CDS encoding GNAT family N-acetyltransferase, with translation MDVTIRYGRIEDVEALLAFWLVVAEGTDRHDDPAKVVALIERDPEAVLIAEIDGEMAGTLLAGWDGWRAHLYRLAVDPARRRRGVGTALIRAAEERFAAFGAFRADAMVLHDNEQAHHAWGAAGYAPQPQWSRWVKPLG, from the coding sequence GTGGACGTGACGATCCGGTACGGGCGCATCGAGGATGTCGAGGCGCTGCTGGCCTTCTGGCTGGTGGTCGCCGAGGGGACCGACAGGCACGACGATCCGGCCAAGGTGGTCGCGCTGATCGAGCGAGATCCCGAGGCCGTCCTCATCGCCGAGATCGACGGGGAGATGGCCGGCACGCTGCTCGCGGGCTGGGACGGCTGGCGAGCCCATCTCTACCGGCTGGCCGTGGATCCCGCCCGCCGGAGGCGGGGAGTCGGCACCGCGCTGATCCGGGCGGCCGAGGAGCGCTTCGCGGCGTTCGGCGCGTTCCGGGCCGACGCGATGGTGCTGCACGACAACGAGCAGGCCCATCACGCCTGGGGCGCCGCGGGCTACGCGCCGCAGCCCCAGTGGTCCCGCTGGGTCAAGCCGCTGGGCTGA
- a CDS encoding leucine-rich repeat domain-containing protein, translating to MDLTDEHFSGASERLGDALTVLRQQAGAGAEALDYFGDITEELHPIGSWLRRPAQAGEWPHHIMPPVYGLLFAQAWSLAFPGETPSVFPDGAERTESGWIVHRATIWFGDTYVPGGLDVKAPLIVIGGLAVEGLLDDGDVSESYLAVAGDLRARAIHSTADHLVLGTVAAGVIFCSGNDGVLVAGGDIVADLFVPAEHAYEHYGLLRAGVIGAGDRADIVAERLAPWLPSGYVRLGGQGAPVDRWRVLQEAAAGRSPVLAQPRPVILPPPALLLSALASPSGVEELDLSGSRLHRVPEDISALTSLTRLDLEHTPLTGLDGIEGLRTLEHLSIRNTPVRSLAPLQALKDLRHLDVSYCDDVQDWAVLLDLPALDTLIAHGCALPSHVRAQLVARLGDRMIGRGPGPVG from the coding sequence ATGGATCTGACGGATGAGCATTTCTCCGGGGCGTCGGAGCGTCTCGGTGACGCGTTGACGGTGCTCCGGCAGCAGGCCGGGGCCGGCGCGGAGGCGCTGGACTATTTTGGTGACATCACGGAGGAGTTGCACCCGATCGGATCCTGGTTACGTCGACCGGCCCAGGCCGGGGAGTGGCCGCACCACATCATGCCCCCCGTCTACGGTTTGCTGTTCGCGCAGGCGTGGTCGCTGGCGTTTCCCGGCGAGACGCCCTCGGTCTTCCCCGACGGTGCGGAGCGGACGGAGTCGGGGTGGATCGTGCACCGGGCCACGATCTGGTTCGGCGACACGTACGTCCCCGGCGGGCTCGACGTGAAGGCTCCGCTGATCGTGATCGGCGGGCTGGCGGTGGAGGGGCTGCTCGACGACGGCGACGTCTCGGAGAGCTACCTCGCGGTCGCCGGTGACCTGCGGGCCCGCGCGATCCACAGCACGGCGGACCATCTGGTGCTCGGTACCGTCGCCGCGGGAGTGATCTTCTGTTCGGGCAACGACGGGGTCCTCGTCGCGGGCGGGGACATCGTGGCGGACCTGTTCGTGCCCGCCGAGCACGCGTACGAGCACTACGGCCTGCTGCGGGCCGGGGTCATCGGTGCCGGTGACCGCGCCGACATCGTGGCCGAGCGGCTGGCGCCGTGGCTGCCCTCGGGCTACGTCCGGCTCGGCGGGCAGGGCGCGCCGGTGGACAGGTGGCGTGTGCTGCAGGAGGCCGCCGCCGGACGATCACCGGTGCTCGCCCAGCCCCGGCCGGTGATCCTCCCGCCCCCGGCGCTCCTGCTCTCGGCCCTGGCCTCGCCCTCCGGGGTGGAGGAGCTCGATCTGTCCGGCAGCCGCCTGCACCGCGTCCCCGAGGACATCTCGGCCCTCACCTCGCTGACCCGGCTGGATCTGGAGCACACGCCGCTGACCGGCCTGGACGGCATCGAGGGCCTCCGTACCCTGGAACACCTGTCGATCAGGAACACGCCCGTGCGGTCGCTGGCCCCGCTCCAGGCACTGAAGGATCTCCGCCATCTCGACGTCTCCTACTGCGACGACGTCCAGGACTGGGCCGTGCTCCTCGACCTGCCCGCGCTCGACACCCTCATCGCGCACGGCTGCGCCCTTCCCTCCCACGTACGCGCCCAGCTCGTCGCCAGGCTCGGAGACCGGATGATCGGGCGGGGTCCCGGCCCGGTCGGCTGA
- a CDS encoding winged helix DNA-binding domain-containing protein → MPEVLSRRALNRATLERQLLLARAELPALEAVRHLYGMQAQAQNPPYIGLWSRLSGFAHDDLARLINERLVVRLSLMRSTIHLVTADDCLALRPLLGPMLARGAQGRGLAEVDLDELAAVGRKLVEERPLTFRELGALLRERWPEAPAADLVAGVRNMLALVQVPPRGIWGAGGQAAHTTAESWLGRSQDERPSAEEAIRRYLAAYGPATVMDVQQWSGMTRLGETVRGMGLRAFVAEDGAELFDLPEASRPDPGTPAPVRYLSEFDNMLLSFAQRTRTRITEEEYRGRVFTINGIIKATVLVDGFVRGMWKVTEKRGEAILEVELFAPVSEGERADLEVEGARMLDFVAPTATSRDIRFLEA, encoded by the coding sequence ATGCCCGAGGTGCTCAGCCGGCGCGCGCTCAACCGGGCCACCCTGGAGCGGCAGCTGCTGCTGGCCCGCGCGGAGCTGCCCGCGCTGGAGGCGGTCCGGCACCTGTACGGCATGCAGGCCCAGGCACAGAATCCTCCCTACATCGGGCTGTGGAGTCGCCTGTCCGGGTTCGCCCACGACGATCTCGCCCGGCTGATCAACGAGCGTCTGGTGGTGCGGCTGTCGCTGATGCGCTCCACCATCCACCTGGTCACCGCCGACGACTGCCTGGCGCTGCGACCGCTGCTCGGCCCCATGCTGGCGCGGGGGGCGCAGGGCAGGGGCCTGGCGGAGGTGGACCTGGACGAGCTCGCCGCCGTGGGGCGAAAGCTGGTGGAGGAGCGCCCCCTGACCTTCCGCGAGCTCGGCGCGCTGCTGCGGGAGCGGTGGCCGGAGGCTCCCGCCGCCGACCTGGTCGCCGGGGTACGCAACATGCTGGCGCTGGTCCAGGTCCCGCCGAGGGGGATCTGGGGGGCGGGCGGGCAGGCCGCCCACACCACGGCGGAGTCATGGCTGGGCCGTTCCCAGGACGAGCGTCCCTCCGCCGAGGAGGCGATCCGCCGCTATCTCGCCGCCTACGGTCCTGCCACGGTGATGGACGTCCAGCAGTGGTCGGGCATGACCCGCCTGGGAGAGACCGTCCGAGGGATGGGCCTGCGGGCCTTCGTGGCCGAGGACGGCGCGGAGCTGTTCGACCTGCCGGAGGCGTCGCGCCCCGATCCCGGGACTCCCGCCCCGGTGCGCTACCTGTCGGAGTTCGACAACATGCTGCTGTCGTTCGCCCAGCGGACCAGGACCCGGATCACGGAGGAGGAGTACCGGGGACGGGTCTTCACCATCAACGGCATCATCAAGGCGACGGTGCTGGTCGACGGCTTCGTGCGGGGCATGTGGAAGGTGACGGAGAAACGGGGCGAGGCGATCCTGGAGGTCGAGCTCTTCGCGCCGGTGAGCGAGGGGGAGCGGGCGGACCTGGAGGTCGAGGGGGCGCGCATGCTCGACTTCGTCGCTCCGACGGCGACATCCCGCGACATCCGCTTCCTGGAAGCCTGA
- a CDS encoding GNAT family N-acetyltransferase has product MDISSRASAYLRAYDEQLRARPMPGRTAERVGPLLRTVSNGHGQGFLTYRDLGGLEGAELDAFIADQRDFFTRVGREVEWKYHGYDLPADLPDRLAAAGFEPRERETVFVGEAGELAGAKAAPAGVRLREAAGRDDLERIRELEETVWDADHGWLPGMLERDLAGPGDPCAVVIAEAGGQVVCAAWTRFHEGTDFASLWGGSTLKEWRGRGVYRAMVSYRAELAVARGFHLVQVDASDASRPILARLGLEAITTTTPYVWVPPTL; this is encoded by the coding sequence ATGGACATCTCATCACGGGCTTCCGCCTACCTCAGGGCATATGACGAGCAGCTCCGGGCCAGGCCGATGCCGGGCCGCACCGCCGAGCGGGTCGGGCCGCTGCTGAGGACCGTGTCGAACGGCCACGGCCAGGGCTTCCTGACATATCGGGACCTGGGGGGCCTGGAGGGCGCCGAGCTGGATGCCTTCATCGCGGACCAGCGAGACTTCTTCACCCGGGTCGGGCGCGAGGTCGAGTGGAAGTACCACGGCTACGACCTGCCCGCCGACCTGCCCGATCGGCTCGCGGCGGCCGGGTTCGAGCCGCGGGAGCGGGAGACGGTGTTCGTCGGCGAGGCCGGTGAGCTGGCCGGCGCCAAGGCGGCACCCGCCGGGGTACGGCTGCGCGAGGCGGCCGGGCGAGACGACCTGGAGCGCATCCGCGAACTGGAGGAGACGGTCTGGGACGCGGACCACGGCTGGCTGCCCGGCATGCTGGAGCGCGACCTCGCCGGCCCCGGTGACCCGTGCGCGGTGGTGATCGCCGAGGCGGGCGGGCAGGTGGTGTGCGCGGCGTGGACGCGCTTCCACGAGGGCACCGACTTCGCCTCGCTCTGGGGCGGCTCGACCCTGAAGGAGTGGCGGGGCAGGGGCGTCTACCGGGCGATGGTGTCGTACCGGGCGGAGCTGGCGGTGGCGCGGGGTTTCCATCTGGTGCAGGTGGACGCCTCCGACGCCAGCCGCCCGATCCTCGCCAGACTGGGCCTGGAGGCGATCACGACGACGACGCCGTACGTGTGGGTGCCGCCGACCCTCTGA
- a CDS encoding cellulase family glycosylhydrolase: MPSSPRSTGTTSASIGLAWNASTDNSGTVKDYRVYEGSAVVATVTGTTATISGLAASTTHTYTVTARDAANNESAKSASVTATTQAGSGGGGTPVAANGQLRVCGTKLCNKNGKQIQLRGMSTHGLQWYRQCVTNGSLTALATDWKADVVRLSTYVQEGGYETNPRAFTDLAHTLIEQVSAQGMYVIVDWHMLTPGDPNYNLARARTFFTEIAQRHAARPNILYEIANEPSGVSWSTIKGYAEQIIPVIRAQDPDGIVLVGTRAWSSLGVSEGASETEVTGNPVNASNIMYTFHFYAASHDTEYLDTLSRAADRIPMFVTEFGTQNYAGEDANDFTMSQRYLDLMASKKISWVNWNFSDDNRSGAVFKTGTCAAGGPWTGTAPLKEAGVWIRDRIRTADDF; this comes from the coding sequence GTGCCGTCCTCCCCGCGCAGCACCGGCACGACGTCCGCCTCCATCGGCCTGGCCTGGAACGCCTCGACCGACAACAGCGGCACGGTCAAGGACTACCGGGTCTACGAGGGTTCCGCCGTGGTCGCCACCGTGACCGGCACGACCGCCACGATCTCGGGACTGGCCGCCTCGACGACGCACACCTACACCGTCACCGCCCGCGACGCCGCGAACAACGAGTCGGCGAAGAGCGCGTCCGTCACGGCGACGACCCAGGCGGGCAGCGGCGGCGGCGGCACGCCGGTCGCAGCCAACGGGCAGCTGCGGGTCTGCGGCACCAAGCTGTGCAACAAGAACGGCAAGCAGATCCAGCTACGCGGTATGAGCACCCACGGCCTGCAGTGGTACCGGCAGTGCGTCACGAACGGCTCGCTGACCGCGCTGGCGACCGACTGGAAGGCCGACGTCGTGCGCCTGTCCACGTACGTCCAGGAGGGCGGCTACGAGACGAACCCGCGGGCGTTCACCGACCTCGCGCACACGCTCATCGAGCAGGTCAGCGCGCAGGGCATGTACGTCATCGTGGACTGGCACATGCTCACCCCCGGCGACCCCAACTACAACCTCGCCCGAGCCAGGACCTTCTTCACCGAGATCGCCCAGCGGCACGCCGCCAGGCCGAACATCCTCTACGAGATCGCCAACGAGCCGAGCGGCGTGAGCTGGAGCACCATCAAGGGCTACGCCGAGCAGATCATCCCGGTGATCCGGGCGCAGGACCCCGACGGGATCGTCCTGGTCGGCACCCGCGCCTGGTCCTCGCTCGGGGTGTCGGAGGGCGCCTCGGAGACCGAGGTGACGGGCAACCCGGTCAACGCCTCGAACATCATGTACACCTTCCACTTCTACGCGGCCTCGCACGACACCGAGTACCTCGACACGCTGTCCCGCGCGGCCGACCGCATCCCCATGTTCGTCACCGAGTTCGGCACGCAGAACTACGCCGGGGAGGACGCCAACGACTTCACCATGTCCCAGCGTTATCTCGACCTCATGGCGAGCAAGAAGATCAGCTGGGTGAACTGGAACTTCTCCGACGACAACCGCTCCGGCGCGGTCTTCAAGACCGGCACGTGCGCCGCCGGCGGCCCCTGGACCGGTACCGCGCCACTGAAGGAGGCCGGCGTCTGGATCCGTGACCGGATCCGCACCGCCGACGACTTCTGA
- a CDS encoding tyrosine-type recombinase/integrase has protein sequence MSVPAVPAPPGPSIEPARDPYRVYLDSLTSAESRRTMRGCLDRLAALVSGDTVSSGAGQPWHLLRYEHTVRIRALMTERGWSPSYVNKHLVALRRVLREAWRLGLMTAEEYQRAADLPTVEHTRLPAGQHVPPEVVGAALAACDRDDSPAGVRDAALLAALYSTGCRRAEIAGLSLGDYDPGSRSLRVRGKRDKERMVYLTTEALSRMERWLAVRGRPAGALFCPISRLGRLRTRDGGPAPMTGQAVADILARRLAEAGATTRTPHDFRRTFIGELLDAGVDLATAQALVGHSSPATTARYDRRPERRRREAVDRITLPASKPL, from the coding sequence GTGAGCGTGCCAGCCGTCCCCGCCCCGCCCGGCCCCTCCATCGAGCCCGCGCGAGATCCCTACCGGGTGTATCTCGACTCCCTGACCAGCGCGGAGTCCCGCCGCACCATGCGCGGCTGTCTCGACAGGCTCGCCGCGCTCGTCTCGGGCGACACGGTCTCCTCCGGTGCGGGCCAGCCCTGGCACCTGCTGCGCTACGAGCACACCGTGCGCATCCGCGCCCTGATGACCGAGCGCGGCTGGTCCCCCTCGTACGTCAACAAGCACCTGGTCGCGCTGCGCAGGGTGTTGCGCGAGGCCTGGCGGCTCGGCCTGATGACCGCCGAGGAGTACCAGCGCGCCGCCGACCTGCCGACGGTCGAGCACACCCGCCTGCCCGCGGGCCAGCATGTGCCGCCCGAGGTGGTGGGCGCCGCGCTCGCCGCGTGCGACCGGGACGACTCACCGGCCGGGGTCCGCGACGCCGCCCTGCTGGCGGCGCTCTACTCCACCGGCTGCCGCCGCGCCGAGATCGCCGGGCTCTCGCTGGGCGACTACGACCCCGGGTCGCGCTCGCTGCGGGTACGCGGCAAGCGCGACAAGGAGCGGATGGTCTACCTGACCACCGAGGCCCTTTCCAGGATGGAACGCTGGCTGGCCGTGCGGGGCCGCCCCGCCGGCGCCCTGTTCTGCCCCATCAGCAGGCTGGGCCGGCTGCGGACCAGGGACGGCGGGCCCGCCCCCATGACGGGGCAGGCCGTCGCCGACATCCTGGCCAGGCGCCTGGCCGAGGCGGGGGCCACGACGCGCACCCCGCACGACTTCCGGCGCACCTTCATCGGCGAGCTGCTCGACGCCGGGGTGGACCTGGCCACCGCGCAGGCCCTCGTCGGCCACTCCTCCCCCGCCACCACGGCCCGCTACGACCGCCGCCCGGAACGGCGTCGCCGCGAGGCCGTCGACAGGATCACCCTCCCCGCCTCCAAGCCGCTCTGA
- a CDS encoding VOC family protein, translated as MVRIGQVVLGVTDMRRAVGFWTRALDYAPREGQAGDDWTVIEPVEGNGVPLALDMTRTPVQKHPRMHLDLFAPDAAGQAAEVERLVSLGAERVAWDLYPDDPDFVVLADPEGNLFCVIDLSHG; from the coding sequence ATGGTGAGGATCGGGCAGGTGGTGCTGGGCGTCACCGACATGAGGCGCGCCGTCGGGTTCTGGACGCGGGCGCTGGACTACGCGCCCCGCGAGGGCCAGGCCGGGGACGACTGGACCGTGATCGAGCCCGTGGAGGGGAACGGCGTCCCACTGGCGCTCGACATGACGCGGACACCGGTCCAGAAGCACCCCCGGATGCACCTTGACCTGTTCGCCCCCGACGCCGCCGGGCAGGCGGCCGAGGTGGAGCGGCTGGTGTCACTGGGCGCCGAACGGGTCGCCTGGGACCTCTACCCGGACGACCCCGACTTCGTGGTCCTCGCCGATCCCGAGGGCAACCTCTTCTGCGTCATCGACCTCAGCCACGGCTGA
- a CDS encoding alpha/beta fold hydrolase codes for MTGTEFLEVAGGRLAYEVSGPQDGPLVVCAHGMGDTRRVFRFLTPLLAEAGYRVATVDVRGHGESSTGWPDHSPRSVGADLLALLRHLGGPAVLIGSSSSAGAVAWTTATAAEGEVSAVVMLAPFVGRPQLGLMLRLVQNLVMASPLLWGMYYRSLYPTARPADFSGYLRELKATLREPGRMAAVSGVVAPSEGHWTDCAPRMTCPALIVMGSKDPDFPDPAAEAHLAEELLRPYAATAEVGMIEGAGHYPHAEMPEATFAALRGFLAGAVRA; via the coding sequence GTGACGGGTACGGAGTTCCTGGAGGTGGCCGGCGGGCGGCTGGCGTACGAGGTCAGCGGGCCGCAGGACGGGCCGTTGGTGGTGTGCGCGCACGGCATGGGCGACACCCGCAGGGTGTTCCGGTTCCTGACGCCGCTGCTGGCGGAGGCGGGCTACCGGGTCGCCACGGTCGACGTGCGCGGCCACGGTGAGTCCAGCACGGGCTGGCCCGACCACAGCCCCCGGTCGGTCGGCGCCGACCTGCTGGCCCTGCTCCGCCACCTGGGCGGCCCCGCCGTCCTGATCGGCAGCTCCTCCAGCGCGGGGGCGGTGGCGTGGACCACGGCGACCGCCGCCGAGGGCGAGGTGAGCGCCGTGGTCATGCTGGCGCCCTTCGTCGGGCGGCCACAGCTCGGCCTGATGCTGCGGCTGGTGCAGAACCTCGTCATGGCCAGCCCGCTCCTGTGGGGGATGTACTACCGCTCGCTCTATCCCACGGCCAGGCCCGCCGACTTCTCCGGCTACCTGCGCGAGTTGAAGGCCACGCTGCGCGAGCCCGGCAGGATGGCCGCCGTCTCGGGGGTGGTCGCCCCCTCCGAGGGCCACTGGACCGACTGCGCCCCCCGCATGACCTGCCCCGCGCTGATCGTCATGGGGTCGAAGGATCCCGACTTCCCCGACCCCGCCGCGGAGGCGCACCTGGCGGAGGAGCTGCTGAGGCCGTACGCCGCCACGGCCGAGGTCGGGATGATCGAGGGCGCCGGCCACTACCCGCACGCCGAGATGCCCGAGGCCACCTTCGCCGCCCTGCGGGGTTTCCTGGCCGGAGCGGTCCGTGCCTAG
- a CDS encoding lysophospholipid acyltransferase family protein: MLYRLTKIVGTPILHLLWPTTVTGHEHVPVTGPAIMASNHLSILDSTFLPLVLKRQVRFVAKSEYFTGNPVTATWMRATGQISIDRQSPTSAQDMLDAASKVLKNGELFGIYPEGTRSPDGRLYRGKVGVAWLALATGAPVVPVAMEGTDEVLPIGAARPRLGRVNVRIGKPMTFTGSESSAGDRRRVTDEIMFAIQELSGQEYVTSYAPSRTQSK, encoded by the coding sequence GTGCTCTATCGCCTGACCAAGATCGTCGGCACTCCGATCCTGCATCTGCTCTGGCCGACCACGGTCACCGGGCACGAGCACGTCCCCGTCACGGGTCCGGCCATCATGGCCTCCAACCACCTGTCGATCCTCGACTCGACCTTCCTGCCGCTGGTGCTCAAGCGCCAGGTGCGCTTCGTCGCCAAGTCCGAGTACTTCACCGGCAATCCCGTCACCGCGACGTGGATGCGCGCCACCGGCCAGATCAGCATCGACCGGCAGAGCCCCACCTCGGCCCAGGACATGCTCGACGCGGCGTCGAAGGTGCTCAAGAACGGCGAGCTGTTCGGCATCTACCCCGAGGGCACCCGCTCCCCCGACGGGCGCCTCTACCGGGGCAAGGTCGGCGTCGCCTGGCTCGCCCTGGCCACCGGCGCGCCGGTGGTCCCGGTGGCGATGGAGGGCACCGACGAGGTGCTGCCGATCGGGGCCGCGAGACCCAGGTTGGGCCGGGTGAACGTACGCATCGGCAAGCCGATGACCTTCACCGGCTCGGAGAGCAGCGCAGGCGACCGGCGCAGGGTGACCGACGAGATCATGTTCGCGATTCAGGAGCTTTCCGGCCAGGAGTACGTGACGAGCTACGCACCCAGCCGCACACAGAGCAAATGA
- a CDS encoding Nramp family divalent metal transporter produces the protein MNDDGTLTLPPPASTPRPPSRPVGSRAAPILGPAFVAAIAYVDPGNVATNLTAGATSGYLLVWVVVLASLVALLVQFQAAKLGMATGMSLPRLCRERFSRRGGLLLWFQAEVVVLATDLAEFVGAAIGMQLLFGMPPAMSAVVTAVVALLMLQLRRHGRTRRFELVSAASLLLVGAGVVYDVAEVGEQSVTGLAGGLIPHLDGGGSLVLAMGIVGATVMPHAIYLHSALVQGRGWPAGAAWRRPALVRRALRIDCLLGLGTATIVNVSMIALGAGLGAATGGTWTGDLFAAHAELLNRVGGGAALAFAVMLLSSGVSSCGVGTLAGDVVMRGFLDLRIPIQLRRVVTMTPAVLALVLGVPLTSLLIVSQVVISLGVPVALFLLVHFCRDRSVMGPLVNDPLTTRIAAGAGAAVAVLGCCLPLTFLF, from the coding sequence ATGAACGACGACGGTACGCTCACGCTGCCTCCGCCCGCCTCGACACCCCGCCCTCCCTCGCGGCCGGTCGGTTCGCGGGCGGCCCCGATCCTGGGACCGGCGTTCGTCGCGGCGATCGCCTACGTGGATCCCGGCAACGTGGCCACCAACCTGACGGCCGGGGCGACGTCGGGCTACCTGCTCGTGTGGGTGGTCGTGCTGGCCAGCCTCGTGGCGCTCCTCGTGCAGTTCCAGGCGGCGAAGCTCGGCATGGCGACCGGCATGAGCCTGCCCCGGCTGTGCCGCGAGCGTTTCTCCCGCCGCGGCGGCCTCCTGCTGTGGTTCCAGGCCGAGGTGGTCGTCCTGGCCACGGATCTGGCCGAGTTCGTCGGCGCGGCCATCGGGATGCAGCTGCTCTTCGGGATGCCGCCCGCGATGTCGGCGGTGGTCACCGCCGTGGTGGCGCTGCTCATGCTGCAGCTGCGGCGGCACGGCCGGACGCGGCGGTTCGAGCTCGTCAGCGCCGCGAGTCTCCTGCTCGTCGGGGCGGGTGTCGTCTACGACGTCGCCGAGGTGGGCGAACAGTCCGTCACCGGGCTGGCCGGTGGGCTGATACCTCACCTGGACGGCGGCGGCTCGCTGGTCCTCGCCATGGGGATCGTCGGCGCCACCGTCATGCCGCACGCCATCTACCTGCACTCCGCGCTGGTGCAGGGACGGGGATGGCCGGCCGGCGCGGCGTGGCGGCGGCCCGCGCTCGTCCGGCGGGCACTTCGGATCGACTGCCTGCTCGGCCTGGGCACCGCCACGATCGTCAACGTGTCGATGATCGCCCTCGGCGCCGGGCTCGGGGCGGCGACGGGCGGAACCTGGACCGGCGACCTGTTCGCCGCCCACGCGGAGTTGCTGAACCGGGTCGGCGGCGGCGCCGCCCTCGCGTTCGCCGTCATGCTCCTGTCGTCGGGAGTCTCGTCCTGCGGGGTGGGCACTCTGGCGGGGGACGTGGTGATGCGGGGCTTCCTGGATCTCCGGATACCGATCCAGCTGCGGCGCGTCGTGACGATGACACCGGCCGTCCTCGCCCTGGTGCTCGGCGTGCCGCTGACCAGCCTGCTGATCGTGAGCCAGGTGGTCATCTCGCTCGGCGTGCCCGTCGCGCTGTTCCTGCTCGTCCACTTCTGCCGCGACCGGTCGGTCATGGGCCCCCTGGTCAACGATCCGCTGACCACGCGCATCGCGGCCGGCGCGGGCGCCGCGGTCGCCGTCCTCGGGTGCTGCCTCCCGCTGACCTTCCTGTTCTGA
- a CDS encoding LysE family translocator has product MISVSALAGIAAVALGLVLTPGPNMIYLVSRSVTQGRLAGMISLAGVAAGFLIYLLAAVAGIAAIFAMVPAVYVAIKLAGAAYLLWLAWKTIRPGTQPIFAPGALPADRPRRLFSMGLVTNLLNPKIAILYVSLLPQFVDPARGDVGTQSLLLGATQIVIALSVNALIVLTAGSVATFLGGRPTWMRVQRYLMGAVLGVLALRIATDRSPAVAA; this is encoded by the coding sequence ATGATCTCTGTCAGTGCTCTCGCGGGCATCGCCGCGGTCGCCCTCGGCCTGGTGCTCACCCCCGGACCCAACATGATCTACCTGGTGTCGAGGTCGGTGACGCAGGGCCGCCTGGCCGGCATGATCTCGCTGGCGGGCGTCGCGGCGGGCTTTCTGATCTACCTGCTGGCGGCGGTGGCCGGGATCGCCGCGATCTTCGCGATGGTGCCCGCCGTCTACGTCGCGATCAAGCTCGCGGGCGCCGCGTACCTGCTGTGGCTGGCCTGGAAGACGATCCGGCCCGGCACCCAGCCGATCTTCGCGCCCGGTGCCCTTCCCGCGGACCGGCCGCGGCGGCTGTTCTCCATGGGGCTGGTCACCAACCTGCTCAACCCCAAGATCGCCATCCTGTACGTGTCGCTGCTGCCGCAGTTCGTCGATCCGGCGCGTGGTGACGTCGGCACGCAGAGCCTGCTGCTGGGCGCCACCCAGATCGTCATCGCGCTGTCGGTCAACGCGCTGATCGTGCTGACCGCGGGCTCGGTCGCGACCTTCCTCGGCGGGCGGCCCACCTGGATGCGCGTGCAGCGCTATCTGATGGGCGCCGTACTCGGGGTGCTCGCCCTCCGCATCGCCACCGACCGCTCGCCCGCCGTGGCCGCGTAG
- a CDS encoding TetR/AcrR family transcriptional regulator, translated as MPRAGLTSGTVVDAALALVDEEGPAALTLAAVAARTGVAAPSLYKHVRGLPELRKLVGLRVMDDMAARLGTAAMGQSRDEATAALMRAWRSYVVDFPHRYAVFPDNPLIDPDLVDTATRLLEVILAVLRGYGLEGAEAIHATRCVRAAVHGFASLEAAGGFGLGEDLNTSYEMLIAMVVSGLPRSPAP; from the coding sequence GTGCCTAGGGCCGGCCTGACCTCCGGGACGGTGGTGGACGCGGCGCTGGCCCTGGTCGACGAGGAGGGGCCCGCCGCGCTGACGCTGGCCGCGGTGGCCGCCCGCACGGGGGTGGCCGCCCCCTCGCTCTACAAGCACGTCCGGGGCCTGCCCGAGCTGCGCAAGCTCGTCGGCCTGCGGGTGATGGACGACATGGCGGCGAGGCTCGGCACGGCGGCCATGGGGCAGAGCCGCGACGAGGCGACGGCGGCCCTGATGCGCGCCTGGCGGAGTTACGTGGTCGACTTCCCGCACCGCTACGCGGTCTTCCCCGACAACCCGCTGATCGATCCCGACCTGGTCGACACGGCGACCCGCCTGCTGGAGGTGATCCTCGCCGTGCTGCGCGGCTACGGCCTGGAGGGGGCGGAGGCGATCCACGCCACCCGCTGCGTCCGCGCGGCCGTGCACGGCTTCGCCTCCCTGGAGGCGGCCGGCGGGTTCGGCCTGGGGGAGGACCTGAACACCAGCTACGAGATGCTGATCGCCATGGTCGTCTCGGGCCTGCCCCGGTCACCCGCGCCCTGA